The DNA sequence caaatctattacttcattaatatGGCATAAATCTTACTATATGAGACTAGATAAACCAAAGTTCACTCTTTACTGTCGTCGTCGCATggcgataacagatgacatacaTAAATATCCATTTTCGATACAATTTGTTTATGACGTTTGACGGTTAAGTTAGCTCAATTTTGCAATAGCAATCGAGGGCAACATCACTGTAGTGCGTAATTACCATATCTCTGGAACTATTCAACCGATTTAACGCAATATCTTCTTTTACCTGAAAGCTACAATTCATTCTGATTTTTTGAGCCCGAGTTGAATAGTTAGTAGATGTGGTTGTTACACTCTTTAGTGATGTTGCCCTCGATACACAACAGACCAACAAAATTCGACTCAGAATGTTTTAATCATCAAAATCCGAAAGCATTGTCGAATCGCATTCATTATCATCTTAAACATATTTTACCATGATATTTCCTAGCAGTGTTTGTCTTcacataattttattgttagaAATGTGCGAGAGACCGACTAAAGATCTCAATTATGTTGTTTTCGAACGTTGAATATGATGAAGATGtgataaattatatttttgatgtgATGTGATGTCATCTTCAGATgggttttgttattttcattctttttaaaCATTCCTTTTATTCATAACTTTAACTGCCAAATTACCGAGGCCAAATTAGAAATATATTGATTTATGTGACACATTTGAGGATTTATTAAGTAAATGACTGTGAATTGGAtgtggtgttttttgtgtgtgtgataCATTCGAGAATTTGGTGGGCGCGCAATGTACATTCTGTTTCCAGTTATATAGTTGGGGCCCGGGTGAATTCGAGTAAATAAGAGTTGTTTTAGCAGTTGGTTTATTGcctttgaattgaatttatttcttttttgattatcttctccattttttgttattctaTTAACGCAAAATTGTCGGAACCCATACTAAtggagaatttttatttcttcttttttgcaGATTTTTGTTGCGAATGAGACATCTCAAGGTGAGTTATCATTTCTGTCTGTGAACTTTAGTTGACACGGTGTGATTCACCGACGTTTCTGTAAGGTCAACGGTAGCAGAGTCGAGTAGTGTTTCTTTAATTCAATGTTACGGGAAGTTATCACAACGAGCTACAAGTTCACAATATATTCGACCTTCACGATGAAAGTGATGGGTAGCAATAGTAATTACATTAACGGTTATAAGTCGAAAACTACTTTAGGACGACCTGTAACCTGGCTTTGCCGGTTTACAGATTTTACATAATCATTAGCGAGAATTGTACAACTTTAGGTTTTATAATCTTAGCGTGTTTATAAGCAAAAAGCTGTGACTctcttttcgacaagtgtaaaGTTTGTAGatgtaataaataaaagtttttaagaGCAATAAACCCTTCGTACacttgtagcctacatttaggcggaaaaatattcgttttttgatcaTCTATctgaacaaaaatctttttttgaaaaaggaaaaattgttttgtatgCGTTAACTTATCGCACTCAATCCCACAATctgctcaaaaaaaaaaagattttagttcagagaaatcatcaaaaaaacaagtatttttccgcctaattttaggctacaaatttgcaaagtccattgctcttaaatcGACCAATGTTCAATGTGAAATCATTGTAAATTGCATTTAATTGTGTAGTCGAGGTGAGGTAtgttcaaaatgtttaaaaactattgaattacgtagcagcatccaatgtataaattcacgaaaatttagCCGAAATATTCCACATATCATTTTCGCGGGTGGCAAATTGCTGTGTAAGCTCAACTTTCACATGGGATAGGCAGTAAAGGAAGTTTTTCTATAattacactgaaaatgtttttgtaaacCGAGTCGACTCAATATTTACTTCATTATACagtctttaacatttcaaatgtctcactgtcaatgCGCAATTACTTTTATCGTCGCTGAcgttaacagatgaataaGTGGTCCGTATAATATGTTGAAAATAACTGTTTTGCGATGGTTTTAGGGTCGAAAGTGTCATTGCACTTTGTAGCAGAAGATCGTATTGTCAAAGTAAAAttaatcttttgaaaatagcCAGGTGCATTGTCATGTAAATATTGTTTACATACTACATGCGTTGGAAACCCACGGGCTGGACACTTTGAATAGcaactttcgacgccctcagcatgtaaaatccattacataactcgggataaaaagataaaaagtctcgttttcgtgtattaattgacctcggcttcgcctcggatcaacaaaattcacacgaaagctctacttttcatctttttatccctagtcatgtaaaatattgtttctctgcttagtgtttgatacaaaatcttttacttcattcatttcaacatatttttcaCTACATAAGACTACTATTAATTGGAGGTCATAGAATCTATGACATAGATCATTTTGGTCATTGAAATCGGAACAGATTATTAGCTGTTTCTTCGTTAATAATTGCATTCTGCTAAAATAATGTTTATCAAATTTACATTCCAGTAGACTCTATACCCTatccagaaaaaaaacaacattctaCATAAACCAATCCAACTCTTTTATCGCCACACACCAGCAATTCATAACTGTTTGTTCTCTGTGCTATCAAGCAATTTCACGTTAATCAAAAATACGAAACGTGAAATTGCATGCAAAATGACTCGtgtttatttcaataaatctaCTTCAAATGTAGTAGCATATTCGAAACATACAAaccgaatgaaaaaaaaaaataaaaccacGTACATCCACCGTTGGTAGAGTTCCACATTCTGTAGTTCCTTCTCGGACCGATGCCTGTATATCATCGGCgtaaaaaagtcaattttaaatgcattttatcGCTTCAAATGTACCTACAATATGATCATAAAAACTGTCTCCCATTCCCTCggaaaaacaaaagtaaatcaatcaaaatgtaTTCTcctagttttttgttttgtgtttctaaaaaaaaactggaagtTTGGTATGTTTCCTGATTTTAAATGGTCTGGGCGCATGAATACATTTTGCATTGCCATTTCTCATCCTCATCTTTAACGCAAATCCGACTAAAACCAACCCGGCCAGCTATGCCGTCAAAATCCAATGAGAAATTCATTTCGAAAGTATtcatatttttacatttctgcCGTTTAAACATCACAAAACACAAGCAGAAGCAGAGttgtttgtaaaataaaaacgagagagagaaagaggagtgaaataaaaaaaaaacgttcgcCTGGAAAAGTACATCAAAATGCAATTGTTTGAGGATTGGATAACATACGAGTACGCGCCGTTACTTAGCTTTTGAATATGTGTACCCATTCATTGCATATGCATTGGACGGATCGTAAAATATTAGAGGAAAAACGTTGAGATGATGTTTTGCTTTTGTTTCCGAGACTGCATGAAATGTAAATGTTGGATAATGACTTGTTTTTTAATCGATTCGGTTATTTATAACGCATTCGGAAGCATTGCACATCACTGAAATTGGATGAATGGGGGGAGTCTGTTCGGTAattgttaaatatttgaatcacCCAGATATTTTTGTCCTGATTCGAttgtaatgaaaattattagTTGTTCTTTAATGGTAATTGTTCCTTGACTATTAATTCCCTTGCCTTACATTCCCATGACAGTAGAGACGTTTTGAAGCTTACTATAGGAAACGTCCGTTGGCCTACAAAGGTGTCACAATTTGTTTTAGGGTTTCACTCTTTTCGCTCTCTTTTCTGGTGAAATACCTTCACCCTGGTATCCATGAAATGTtatagcagtgaagttggctACAAAAGAAAAGAGCGTAGACGAACAGAGTAATTAAATGGAGGATTGTAATAGAGTTACTCAAAAAGCTATTACATTCGAGCTTTAGTTTCCAGACAGTATGATCGAATTTATGGATGAGGTAATGacaaaaattcggaaaatactgaaatGTCTCTAACGCTTGATGGCAAGATAGCTTCGGTAGTTCTAATGATCTAATGTTCTGGGAGTTATTTCCGAAAGAATTTTTGCCTGgaggaattcttttgaaaaacagcctaccgaaatcgggcgtgttttctagtggaactttttataggtacctagaaaggacttcgaccctagaagccaaaacctctctcaaaaaaattcttcgaagcttttatggctggtgaaaggtgatcgaaagccgaaaatttgcttttcttaccaacatttctccaggtacacgagccgtacagggtcgtgtggggtgtcattagaaaggtaatcacatgtactattgacccgaatagagactctttggttttaaaattaatccgcactgaaatatgtgcagttgaagttttcaaccgaaaatttgcacttttcctaccaatatttctctagttacacgagccgtacatggtggtgtggggtattatttgaaaggtatttttatgtgcttttgggccaaatagggtcttatggggtttggatgcatatgcgatgaaatatgggcacttaaacatttcaacttttcatatttcatcgtagatgctttcaaacccccataagaccctatttggcccaaaagcacataaaattacatttcaaatgataccccacaccaccatgtacggctcgtgtaactggagaaatattggtaagaaaagtgcaagttttcggtttttgatcacctttcacgagtcacaaaagcttcgaagaatttttttgaaagtggttctgggttctagggtcgaagtcctttctggGCACATagaaaaaagtccactggaaaatgcgtccgatttcggtaggcggtttttcaaaagaatccctcctgatgagaaattatgtaaaatttgaaGTGGCAATGAACGAAAGTGGTGGAGCAGCGTTATATgcaaagaaaatcatttttcctcaaaaatttattttagctTAACTATGTATAACAATatgaaaaatcgtaaaaaacaTGTTTCGCAAAGTTTATTTCTTCGGAGCAATGATTCCTTCCAGTTGAGACTGTAAAGAGATTATTTTTTGGGTAAACTTTTCTATTGAACATCAAAATGCCACCCATAATACCTTCAACTGAGCGTTTGTCTTCTTCAAAAATGCGACCTCTTCAGCGTGTTTCCTTTCCTCCGAAAGCTTCATCTCATTGTTACGACGCTCGGTCTGCTCAGCTTTATGTTCCATATCCTTTATCTCATTTCGCATTGCATCACATTCAATCTGCACAACGAAACCGACAGTAAAACGTCAATCGCTGCTTaagctgttgttgttgttattaacTTCACCTGAAGATCTAAAACTTTCTGATATAATTGCTCTTTACCCTCTTGTGACTGTAACGCTTTTCGAATGCCAAATGCAGCAGAACTACAATATAAAGTTTCATATGCTTCCATTGACATGGCTATTTCGTCTCGAATACGAGATAAGAGAAATCCCCGTTCGGCACAGTTTATTGTTACTTGGCGGATAATTTCATCTGAAGTTTGGGTTAGATATTTTCACAATTACGTACGTGCACTAGCTTGGGAATGCTTTTTCAGACTCATATGAAAATTGTCTGTCCAAACACAATCACACAAGACTGAACAAAGAGAATTGCAAGCACTACACCTTAAATGTGCTTCAGAAATGCAATCTGAATCTCTCAAATCACTAACAAagcgaaatttcattttaaactaAACTTCCTACCAAAACACTGTCTGTACAGTTCCCTTCGTACAGGACATATTCCTGTTTCTCTCGCCTGAGTCTGCTGCAAACGTGTGTCTAACATCTCTTGCAAATTCGATACATCTTGCCGGGTGGCAGGCACACTCGAAACCTTAACAttaacaacgaaaattttcatatcatTTAACCATCATAAGCGTATATACCGTTTGTGACCATAATTGTCCCTCTTCTTCCCAGCATCGCGGTGGTAGAATGTCATTTAAAATCTCTTCAGTTTCTTTACGATTGTCAGCTGTTATTCCACCCGAATTTGGCCTCCCTTCACGCTCTTGTTTTTGAATCTTCCAcacaaagaatttaatttttaattgcagCAAATTGAATACAATTTTGCACCATACCTTCAAGTTAGCGACTGTGTCTAATTGCTTTTCTGGATTTTTTATCACCAACACTGGATTATTGTATTTGACCAATGTAGTCTCATCAATCTGTTCGTCGCTGTAGTCCATACACTCAGCCATtgtctttaattttgtgttctCGTTAATAGTtataaaaaaaccgaaatgaaGTGATTGTAAATATCGCACTGAAAAACTTTGATGTCGTTCGTTTGAAAGCCTTCCTGTTACTAAGCTTTGTTTGATCGATAAAATGTAAGTTTGCGTAAAGTTGCTTCTATGGAATTTATGGAAATGAATGAGCGTTTTTCCGTTCGACGACATAAACATCGGTAAGGAATATACACAATCGCATATGGTATATGTGGTATTTAGGTCACGCTTCGGTCCGATTTGAAAGTACACTGCTATTAATAGTCTAGCCTCATTTCTTGATTgcaattttatattgaaagTGAAGACATTAAGAGATCAGTTTAGAAAAAATCACCTACAAATTCTGGTAGCTCAACACACATCTACTCAGGTTTCTTATACTTTGAAGTACTTgatttgggattttttttttaattcaattttcttattatcAATCCTTTATCATGTTGCCGGTTATTGTGACGtgtcaactttaggcacaccggaaataaatttgacttttgatttttagaaatttatttggagttATTCCTCGACttccttagcactttccggtgtgcctaaagtgcctgctcgaCCATTATCCGCTACGTGTTAATCTACTTATGTATgactaaatctagtacttaGAATCTCATATATCCCGATGATTGTAGTCGATAGGCAGGCAACATTctattggttttttttaaatttggcaAGGACTTTCTTTGAGTTTCAAGAATTCACTGAAATGTTAAgcatttttattgataaacaaatttaaagattttcttaGGAAATGATTCTCTTTTGAGTAGCAAGGATTTTCTGTGTTTTCTGTATAGAAGGTTCCTGTTTTCTACCACAacgtgaacacaacgtttttcaaatGGGCGACAATTTgttatacaatttttcaaaacaaaaaacaatgctGACAGTTCgagagaaaaattttttattttctctcctgtaagagaagagaaaattaatattttcttcctcGATTAGACCAAGCGAcaacaaaacgtcattttATAATGGTCTTTGGAGCGGATAAAATAAGGTTAATTACCGCCTCGCACCGCAAATATAACTATTTCATTAATTCGAACACATTCTAATGTTACAATGCTCTCTCAGctcacaaatatttattgataatttaatcgCTTTTCGACTCTTGTAAtttaatagtattttgcatGACTTGGATTGTAGACTTGCAGAGTTTTCGTGGgaattttattgatccgaggggaagccgaggtcaataaatacagaaaaaccagacatttcattttgatcccgagttatgtaatggactTTACACGCTAAGGCATCGAAAGAATTGTGAACATGAAAAGAACTGTTTTCGACTCATATAGTATGTAAACGACTATTACACGCATTGGATTTCCCTTGAGTGGAAAACAATTTCCTACACCTTAGGGTtaatgagaaaattgttttagtcaCACCATATATAACAGTTACTTACGCAACGGACGTTTCTGAATAAACCTCTTGATAGAAACGCACATTGTCAAGTTGATTATCGACCTCGGTTTCGCCTCGAATCAATAAAATACACacgaaaactgaacttttcaACCCTTTTATCCCTATTTATGTAAACGACTATTCAATAAGCTGAAAAGTTATGCTACAATAAAACGGTCGCTTGAAACTCTAGCAAGTGCATATTGAAAACTTATAAAGTTTCGTTAAACTTAAAGTTTCGCGACTTTAATGAGCGCTCATAAAATctaacgaaaataattttgattgaagaatttatttatttcagaGCTTATTTACTACTAATGATACACCGTAACTACGCCAATAATCactttgaaaatgtaattatattttctgaataattaattttattattatttatgtgcaatgaTGTTTTTTGTGTCATAAAAAAGTAAGCAATTTATACCGATGAAAAGTGCAAGAGAGGaggagacaaaaaaaaaataagaagaagaagaataccAACCGAGAAACTTTAATAAGCGTTCATAtcattttgatataaaataagattgcaataaatttgagtatttcagaattttatgttGGTATTTTATTGAAGTGTTCTTTTTACCTTGTTTGTCTGTCCATCCATACCATATAAACTTTGTTTTGTTcgcaaatcaaataaaatagcATTCAACATGTCACCCAAGTAATCGTAATGTGTTGAGTTTATTAACTTAAATTCCACAaagatattgtcaaaaatatataaatgttaATTGCATGCGCgctcttttatttatttgtattcTGTCGGAGAAAAAAGGGTTttaattcacaattttttttatttattggtaATATTTACAAAGATGTCGCCTCTCAGCTGGGTACTAAATTTTCGGACGCCGGAGTTTATAACATTGAATGGGCAtgtggattttctttttctttgctgtctttgaacgaaatattagttttgatttcaatgagttttcattttgattaatcatttatttatggggggaattgcattttattctggaaattttttattattcacatTTACACCTGTCTCGCTTCCTGTGAGTTAATTTTAAGGATCCAATATTccgttgaatgaaatcaatATACGATGAAATATTGTTATGGAAAGCTGATAATTTGATTGCaacaacaattatttttaattattgctATTCGCCTCTCGCCATCGGGAATGGCAGGTGCAGtttaaaaatcattgaaaataacGTTGCAGATTCTAACTGGATGcgagaaatttcaatatgGTTTACTAGACAAGCTTATTtatgaatctattacttccctttatcaaaattgttgaggctggtaaaagcaaaatcttttacttccaaTAGTTTTACGTAGATTTTAGTATAAAAGAcaacaatagtcagagttcattgtttatttttgtcttcgctgtcaataacagataGACGTGCACATGATAGTTTGTTGCAGTTTTCCGACATGGTAAAGTATGTGTGGGAGGTAGATCAATTTCGCCCTCATGCCATTACATCACTAGTCACGTAATactacattactataccagtgaataccagtgatacgagatatcaaattatttcacgtgtaaagtatggcgttttactttacgagcgagggaaagggtcttcactagtgagggaaaggccacattacctcactagtaaagggTTTGACATCCACAGTGACAGGAAGATTATAGTAGATTATgcacttcaaatttttattttgacgaagtGGAGTGGCACACAGTTACTTATGCTATTTTTTGTGTCAGtgaaaattaaactaaatttatttgcataacaagggatTTTGAAAGGTCAAGTTTTCTTGCGAATTTTATTAccagaggcgaagccgaggtcaatgaacacacgaaaatgtgactctttatttttattcctGGACAATATTGACGTCAATAGTTCTTTAAAATCTGTGATAATGTTAAGCCCTTGAAGTATAGTGTGTAATATCTCGTGTTTTGACTAGTCATATTATAGTCTTCACCCACATTTTCTTGCTCATCACTATGCCGATGATACATGATGTCAGTTACAATCAGTATAAAACGCACAATTTTCCCTTTGTGTAAAGGCTGCAATGTGGCCGCTACATTCAAAATGGTTAATTTATTGTGACTAAAAAATACAATGCACAAAATCGGCTATATTATACAAAACCGGCAAATGAATTCTACCGCCGTAATGGACACCGATAAGTTTTATTTACGCAATCATTTTTGGTGACAATGACAGTTAATTATTGTTAAAAGCGACACATTTGTTCGGACATGACATACAATCAGCGTATATTGTACATACGTCATGAAATTTCAGAAACGCTCATAATATAACGGCGAACACACAAAACGCCAAATAAACGACATGAATGTGTGCATATAAATCCAATCCAACATTTTTCGGGTAATCTATCT is a window from the Bradysia coprophila strain Holo2 unplaced genomic scaffold, BU_Bcop_v1 contig_94, whole genome shotgun sequence genome containing:
- the LOC119085284 gene encoding putative inner dynein arm light chain, axonemal, with amino-acid sequence MAECMDYSDEQIDETTLVKYNNPVLVIKNPEKQLDTVANLKIQKQEREGRPNSGGITADNRKETEEILNDILPPRCWEEEGQLWSQTVSSVPATRQDVSNLQEMLDTRLQQTQARETGICPVRRELYRQCFDEIIRQVTINCAERGFLLSRIRDEIAMSMEAYETLYCSSAAFGIRKALQSQEGKEQLYQKVLDLQIECDAMRNEIKDMEHKAEQTERRNNEMKLSEERKHAEEVAFLKKTNAQLKSQLEGIIAPKK